The following are from one region of the Siniperca chuatsi isolate FFG_IHB_CAS linkage group LG21, ASM2008510v1, whole genome shotgun sequence genome:
- the retsat.2 gene encoding all-trans-retinol 13,14-reductase produces MLISVVIICVALAIFILKYVFGSSGPNPFETDTREPLKKMVHDRKEKNKVLKQGFVASKVPDNLDAIVIGSGVGGLGLAVLLAKVGKKVLVLEQHDRAGGCCHTFTEKGFEFDVGIHYIGDLLDHKPFRCMLDNMTNGQLQWEPLENPFDHVVLGPPENRRRYPIYSGRTRFPEELKKCFPGEEKAIDEYMKLVKKVRRSIWLLALLKVCPVPLAKFLVYTGLAKRLSFFFKMASRSLTEVVNELTENKDLRAVFTYIFGTYGNMPKDASFSMHSLLVTHYLNGAWYPKGGASEIAYHMIPIIEKAGGAVLVRAPVNRILFNGAKEAYGVSVMKGQEEIHIRAPMVISNAGIFNTYQELLPKELQAMPAIQKQLSMMKHGEGGLSVFLGLNGTKEELGLKADNYWIFAENNFDELMENYMNGKREESAKNVPLTFIASPSAKDPTWEERSPGKSTLSLVSFASYEWFEEWKDGKVTNRGSDYKELKQALIDSLLEVVLGVFPKITRDKIEYIDAGTPITNTHYIGAPKGEIYGADHGIARFSPELNATVRPQTPLKNLYLTGQDVFVCGFAGALAGALTCGSVILNRNLHLDAIALAKKTKCLNAKVKGE; encoded by the exons ATGTTGATCAGTGTGGTGATAATTTGTGTCGCTTTGGCCatatttatattgaaatatGTCTTCGGCAGCTCCGGGCCCAACCCCTTTGAGACGGATACTCGTGAACCGTTGAAGAAGATGGTTCACgacaggaaagagaaaaataaagttctgaAGCAAG GTTTTGTGGCCAGTAAAGTACCTGACAACCTGGACGCCATCGTCATCGGCAGCGGGGTCGGTGGGCTTGGGCTTGCGGTGCTGCTGGCCAAAGTTGGAAAGAAAGTCCTGGTCCTGGAGCAGCACGATCGGGCTGGAGGATGCTGCCACACGTTCACTGAGAAGGGTTTTGAGTTTGATGTCG GAATCCACTACATCGGCGACCTGCTGGACCACAAGCCATTCCGCTGTATGCTGGACAACATGACTAATGGACAGCTGCAGTGGGAGCCTCTGGAGAATCCGTTTGACCACGTAGTGCTGGGACCTCCAGAAAACCGCCGCCGGTATCCCATCTACAGCGGCAGGACCCGCTTcccagaggagctgaagaagtGCTTCCCTGGAGAGGAAAAGGCCATCGATGAGTACATGAAGCTGGTCAAG AAAGTCAGGCGGAGCATTTGGCTCCTTGCTCTGCTGAAGGTCTGCCCGGTCCCCTTGGCCAAGTTCCTGGTCTACACCGGCCTGGCCAAACGTCTGTCCTTCTTCTTCAAAATGGCATCCCGCAGCCTGACAGAGGTGGTCAATGAACTGACGGAGAACAAGGACCTCAGGGCTGTCTTCACCTACATCTTTGGCACCTATG GAAACATGCCAAAAGATGCCAGTTTCTCTATGCACAGCTTGCTGGTCACTCACTACCTGAATGGTGCCTGGTACCCGAAAGGCGGAGCCAGTGAAATTGCCTACCACATGATCCCCATCATTGAGAAGGCTGGTGGTGCTGTTCTAGTTCGAGCCCCAGTCAACCGCATCTTGTTCAATGGCGCCAAGGAAGCTTATG GTGTGAGCGTCATGAAAGGCCAAGAGGAAATACATATCCGTGCCCCTATGGTCATCTCTAATGCTGGCATCTTCAACACCTACCAGGAGCTGCTGCCCAAAGAGCTCCAGGCCATGCCAG CTATCCAGAAGCAGCTGAGCATGATGAAGCACGGTGAGGGTGGCCTGAGTGTTTTTCTGGGTCTGAATGGAACCAAGGAGGAGCTGGGCCTGAAGGCAGACAACTACTGGATCTTTGCTGAGAACAATTTTGACGAATT GATGGAGAACTACATGAATGGAAAGAGGGAAGAGTCTGCTAAAAATGTACCTCTCACGTTCATCGCCTCTCCCTCAGCTAAAGATCCAACCTGGGAGGAAAGATCGCCAG GGAAGTCCACCTTGAGTCTGGTCAGTTTTGCCAGCTACGAGTGGTTTGAGGAGTGGAAGGATGGCAAAGTGACAAACAGAGGGTCTGACTACAAAGAGCTGAAACAGGCGCTCATTGACTCTCTTCTGGAGGTGGTTTTGGGTGTCTTCCCTAAGATAACCAGAGACAAG atTGAGTACATTGATGCTGGAACCCCCATCACAAACACGCACTATATCGGAGCCCCCAAAGGTGAAATCTACGGAGCGGATCATGGCATTGCCCGATTCAGCCCCGAACTCAACGCTACAGTGAGACCTCAGACTCCACTGAAGAACCTCTATCTGACCG gtcaggatgtgtttgtgtgtggttttgcCGGCGCTCTCGCTGGAGCTCTCACCTGCGGCTCGGTCATCCTCAACCGCAACCTCCATCTGGATGCCATCGCCTtggcaaagaaaacaaaatgcctTAATGCCAAAGTGAAAGGGGAGTAA
- the nmt1a gene encoding glycylpeptide N-tetradecanoyltransferase 1 isoform X2 — MARGVSSTSWLKMADENETAPMPEKEDVEDHGHCSDCENEEHHFDDGDRGLGDDSGAKKKKKKQKKKKKSGATEAVQDPLAKVNSLPADKLQEIQKAIELFSVGQGPAKTMEEATRRSYQFWDTQPVPKLGETVTSHGSIEPDKDNIREEPYSLPQGFSWDTLDLGNPAVLKELYTLLNENYVEDDDNMFRFDYSPEFLLWALRPPGWLPQWHCGVRVNSNQKLVGFISAIPASICIYDIEKKMVEINFLCVHKKLRSKRVAPVLIREITRRVNLQGIFQAVYTAGVVLPKPVGTCRYWHRSLNPRKLIEVKFSHLSRNMTMQRTMKLYRLPEAPKTQGLRPMTKKDVPVVHRLLREYLSQFNLVPAMNQEEVEHWLLPRENIIDTYLVENDGKVTDFLSFYTLPSTIMNHPVHRSLKAAYSFYNVHTTTPLLDLMSDALILAKSKGFDVFNALDLMENKTFLEKLKFGIGDGNLQYYLYNWKCPSMGSEKVGLVLQ, encoded by the exons ATGGCACGCGGTGTCTCCTCCACTTCCTGGTTGAAGATGGCGGATGAGAATGAGACAGCACCGATGCCGGAGAAAGAAGATGTAGAGGACCACGGACACTGCAGCGACTGTGAAAATGAAGAGCACCACTTTGATGATGG TGACAGGGGTCTGGGTGACGACAGTGGCgctaagaagaagaaaaagaagcagaaaaagaagaagaaatctgGTGCTACAGAAGCAGTTCAGGACCCCCTTGCCAAG GTGAATTCATTGCCAGCTGATAAGCTACAGGAGATTCAAAAGGCCATTGAACTGTTCTCTGTAGGCCAAGGCCCTGCCAAAACCATGGAGGAGGCAACTCGGAGGAGTTACCAGTTCTGGGACACACAGCCTGTGCCCAAGCTTG gGGAGACCGTGACATCGCATGGCTCCATTGAACCTGACAAAGACAACATTCGTGAGGAGCCTTACAGCCTCCCACAGGGCTTCAGCTGGGACACACTCGACTTGGGGAACCCTGCTGTG CTCAAGGAGCTTTACACACTTCTCAATGAGAATTATGTTGAAGATGATGACAACATGTTCCGATTTGACTACTCTCCCGAGTTCCTGCTCTG GGCCCTGCGGCCCCCTGGTTGGTTGCCCCAGTGGCATTGTGGGGTGAGAGTTAACTCCAACCAGAAGCTGGTAGGCTTCATCAGTGCCATTCCTGCTTCCATCTGTATCTACGACAT agaaaagaaaatggttGAGATCAATTTCCTCTGCGTTCACAAGAAGCTTCGCTCCAAACGAGTTGCTCCAGTTCTGATAAGAGAAATCACCAGACGCGTCAACCTCCAGGGTATCTTTCAGGCGGTTTACACTGCTGGAGTTGTACTGCCCAAACCTGTGGGCACATGCAG GTACTGGCATCGCTCTTTGAACCCACGCAAACTAATTGAGGTGAAGTTCTCCCACCTGAGCAGGAACATGACTATGCAGCGCACCATGAAGTTGTACCGTCTGCCTGAg GCTCCTAAGACTCAAGGTCTGCGGCCGATGACCAAGAAGGATGTGCCGGTGGTGCATCGCCTCCTCCGTGAGTACCTGAGCCAGTTCAACCTGGTGCCCGCCATGAACCAGGAAGAGGTAGAACACTGGCTGCTGCCCCGGGAGAATATTATCGACACTTACCTGGTGGAG AATGATGGCAAGGTGACTGATTTCCTGAGTTTCTACACACTGCCCTCTACCATTATGAACCACCCTGTGCACCGCAGTCTAAAAGCAGCATACTCCTTCTACAACGTGCACACCACCACCCCCCTGCTCGACCTGATGTCTGATGCCCTCATCCTGGCCAAATCG AAAGGGTTTGATGTCTTCAATGCACTGGATCTAATGGAAAACAAGACTTTCTTGGAGAAGCTTAAGTTTGGCATCGGTGATGGGAATCTACAGTATTATCTGTACAATTGGAAGTGTCCCAGCATGGGGTCAGAAAAG gttGGGTTGGTGCTGCAGTGA
- the nmt1a gene encoding glycylpeptide N-tetradecanoyltransferase 1 isoform X1 encodes MARGVSSTSWLKMADENETAPMPEKEDVEDHGHCSDCENEEHHFDDGDRGLGDDSGAKKKKKKQKKKKKSGATEAVQDPLAKVNSLPADKLQEIQKAIELFSVGQGPAKTMEEATRRSYQFWDTQPVPKLGETVTSHGSIEPDKDNIREEPYSLPQGFSWDTLDLGNPAVLKELYTLLNENYVEDDDNMFRFDYSPEFLLWALRPPGWLPQWHCGVRVNSNQKLVGFISAIPASICIYDIEKKMVEINFLCVHKKLRSKRVAPVLIREITRRVNLQGIFQAVYTAGVVLPKPVGTCRYWHRSLNPRKLIEVKFSHLSRNMTMQRTMKLYRLPEVNKNTNLTNTNRLCRHATPFYYSPQLSSLPQAPKTQGLRPMTKKDVPVVHRLLREYLSQFNLVPAMNQEEVEHWLLPRENIIDTYLVENDGKVTDFLSFYTLPSTIMNHPVHRSLKAAYSFYNVHTTTPLLDLMSDALILAKSKGFDVFNALDLMENKTFLEKLKFGIGDGNLQYYLYNWKCPSMGSEKVGLVLQ; translated from the exons ATGGCACGCGGTGTCTCCTCCACTTCCTGGTTGAAGATGGCGGATGAGAATGAGACAGCACCGATGCCGGAGAAAGAAGATGTAGAGGACCACGGACACTGCAGCGACTGTGAAAATGAAGAGCACCACTTTGATGATGG TGACAGGGGTCTGGGTGACGACAGTGGCgctaagaagaagaaaaagaagcagaaaaagaagaagaaatctgGTGCTACAGAAGCAGTTCAGGACCCCCTTGCCAAG GTGAATTCATTGCCAGCTGATAAGCTACAGGAGATTCAAAAGGCCATTGAACTGTTCTCTGTAGGCCAAGGCCCTGCCAAAACCATGGAGGAGGCAACTCGGAGGAGTTACCAGTTCTGGGACACACAGCCTGTGCCCAAGCTTG gGGAGACCGTGACATCGCATGGCTCCATTGAACCTGACAAAGACAACATTCGTGAGGAGCCTTACAGCCTCCCACAGGGCTTCAGCTGGGACACACTCGACTTGGGGAACCCTGCTGTG CTCAAGGAGCTTTACACACTTCTCAATGAGAATTATGTTGAAGATGATGACAACATGTTCCGATTTGACTACTCTCCCGAGTTCCTGCTCTG GGCCCTGCGGCCCCCTGGTTGGTTGCCCCAGTGGCATTGTGGGGTGAGAGTTAACTCCAACCAGAAGCTGGTAGGCTTCATCAGTGCCATTCCTGCTTCCATCTGTATCTACGACAT agaaaagaaaatggttGAGATCAATTTCCTCTGCGTTCACAAGAAGCTTCGCTCCAAACGAGTTGCTCCAGTTCTGATAAGAGAAATCACCAGACGCGTCAACCTCCAGGGTATCTTTCAGGCGGTTTACACTGCTGGAGTTGTACTGCCCAAACCTGTGGGCACATGCAG GTACTGGCATCGCTCTTTGAACCCACGCAAACTAATTGAGGTGAAGTTCTCCCACCTGAGCAGGAACATGACTATGCAGCGCACCATGAAGTTGTACCGTCTGCCTGAggtcaataaaaacacaaatttgacaAACACAAATAGATTATGTCGCCATGCCACGCCTTTTTATTATTCTCCTCAACTGTCTTCTCTCCCTCAGGCTCCTAAGACTCAAGGTCTGCGGCCGATGACCAAGAAGGATGTGCCGGTGGTGCATCGCCTCCTCCGTGAGTACCTGAGCCAGTTCAACCTGGTGCCCGCCATGAACCAGGAAGAGGTAGAACACTGGCTGCTGCCCCGGGAGAATATTATCGACACTTACCTGGTGGAG AATGATGGCAAGGTGACTGATTTCCTGAGTTTCTACACACTGCCCTCTACCATTATGAACCACCCTGTGCACCGCAGTCTAAAAGCAGCATACTCCTTCTACAACGTGCACACCACCACCCCCCTGCTCGACCTGATGTCTGATGCCCTCATCCTGGCCAAATCG AAAGGGTTTGATGTCTTCAATGCACTGGATCTAATGGAAAACAAGACTTTCTTGGAGAAGCTTAAGTTTGGCATCGGTGATGGGAATCTACAGTATTATCTGTACAATTGGAAGTGTCCCAGCATGGGGTCAGAAAAG gttGGGTTGGTGCTGCAGTGA
- the LOC122869504 gene encoding all-trans-retinol 13,14-reductase-like, with translation MPKDASFSMHSLLVTHYLNGAWYPKGGASEIAYHMIPIIEKAGGAVLVRAPVNRILFNGAKEAYGVSVMKGQEEIHIRAPMVISNAGIFNTYQELLPKELQAMPAIQKQLSMMKHGEGGLSVFLGLNGTKEELGLKADNYWIFAENNFDELYVVTHLVSLACYNSYLSYGQTDLATKKHFYLVCKVSVFAQHANHKMPNVALHVTCIHCLTVKSHVVLNFIWT, from the exons ATGCCAAAAGATGCCAGTTTCTCTATGCACAGCTTGCTGGTCACTCACTACCTGAATGGTGCCTGGTACCCGAAAGGCGGAGCCAGTGAAATTGCCTACCACATGATCCCCATCATTGAGAAGGCTGGTGGTGCTGTTCTAGTTCGAGCCCCAGTCAACCGCATCTTGTTCAATGGCGCCAAGGAAGCTTATG GTGTGAGCGTCATGAAAGGCCAAGAGGAAATACATATCCGTGCCCCTATGGTCATCTCTAATGCTGGCATCTTCAACACCTACCAGGAGCTGCTGCCCAAAGAGCTCCAGGCCATGCCAG CTATCCAGAAGCAGCTGAGCATGATGAAGCACGGTGAGGGTGGCCTGAGTGTTTTTCTGGGTCTGAATGGAACCAAGGAGGAGCTGGGCCTGAAGGCAGACAACTACTGGATCTTTGCTGAGAACAATTTTGACGAATTGTACGTCGTCACGCATCTTGTATCTTTAGCTTGTTACAATTCATatttgagttatggccaaacaGACCTGGCTACTAAAAAACACTTCTATTTAGTTTGTAAGGTATCTGTTTTTGCTCAACATGCAAATCACAAAATGCCTAATGTGGCATTGCATGTTACATGTATACACTGCTTGACTGTGAAAAGTCACGTGGTTCTAAACTTTATATGGACTTAA